A window of Nonomuraea angiospora genomic DNA:
TTGCCGTTGAGCTTGAAGCCGACCACGCGCGGGATGAGCATGGAGATCGGCTGGCCGAGCATCGCGGCCTCGGCCTCGATGCCGCCGACGCCCCAGCCCAGGACGCCGATGCCGTTCTCCATGGTGGTGTGGGAGTCGGTGCCGACGCAGGTGTCGGGGTAGGCCTTGCCGTCGCGGATCATCACCACGCGGGCCAGGTGCTCGATGTTGACCTGGTGGACGATGCCGGTGCCGGGCGGGACGACCTTGAACTCGTCGAAGGCGGTCTGGCCCCAGCGCAGGAACTGGTAGCGCTCGCGGTTGCGCTCGTACTCGCGCTCGACGTTGCGCTGGAAGGCGTCGGGGTGGCCGAAGTAGTCGACGATGACCGAGTGGTCGATGACCATCTCGGCCGGCGCGAGCGGGTTGATGCGGGCCGGGTCGCCACCGAGGTCACGCACGGCCTCGCGCATGGTGGCCAGGTCGACCACGCAGGGGACGCCGGTGAAGTCCTGCATGATGACGCGCGCGGGCGTGAACTGGATCTCCACGCTCGGCGCCGCCTTCGGGTCCCAGCCGCCCAGCGCCCGAATGTGGTCGGCGGTGATGTTCGCGCCGTCCTCGGTGCGGAGGAGGTTTTCCAGCAGGATCTTCAGGCTGTACGGGAGGCGTGCGGCGCCCTCGACGGCATCCAGCCGGAAAATCTCGTATGACGCGTCGCCGACGCGTAGCGTGTCACGGCTGCCGAAGCTGTTCGCGGACACGGTGATTCGCCTCCTCCATCAGACATTTTCTCAGACCAAATCCTGCCGCACTCTGCGCACGACCAGCACGTTAGGTGACCCTAACTGGCGAGCTCCGCGGCGGATGTCTCGACGTCAAGATATCCCGAATTTTATCTCGACATCAAGTTAAGTGGGTGCCAGCCGCCAGAACAGCAGGCCGACGATGGCCACCGACAGGATCGGCGCGAGGATCTTCTGCTCGAACTTCTTGCCGGTCTTGATGCCGATCTTCCACGGGAGCACGAACTTGACCCCCAGCGGCCACAGCACTGGACAGCCCCGTTCGGTCATGCAGTCGCCGACCACATGGATGAGGCACCCGATCGCCACCGCGAGCCCCAGCCAGGCGTATCCCACCCCGAGCGAGAGGAAGACCGCGTACAGTCCGGCGGTCAGCCCGATGTTGATCATCGCGGAACCCGCCTTGTTACCCGGGATCCCGACGCCGATCGCCCGCAGGGCCAGTCCGATGAGCAGCACGACCATGATGTCGCGCCCGATGGGATAGGTGTTGGCCAGCCAGTGGGCCCCGAATCCGAGCGCCACCGCGAAGGCCAGCGAGTGGGTCGCCCCGCGATGGCCGCCGCTGACCCAGCACACGGCCTTGCTGATCGCCCACGTGATCGGACCGAACGTCTGCGCGATCGTCGCGCTCGGATGGTCGAGGTCGGGCAGCATCGCGGCGCCCGCGCAGATGAGGGCGCCGGCGATCAGCTCCGCCGGACTGAGGGCGGTGGCCATGATTCCCGTCTCGACGAACCGGGACGACTCGTTCAGCAACGGAAGTGCGGCGAGGGGCGGCGCCAGCCCCAGCCAGGCGATGGCCCCGGTCATCGCATGCGTGTGCCCCATCATGATCCGGACTGTACGGCAAAGAGTCCCTTTACGCGCCAGGACCCGCCCTGGCAGGCATTCACGATGGTCCGCGACGGGCGACTTGGCGAAAACATTGCCTACGCCGCCCCGGATCTTCCGGGAAAAAGCCCCGCAAACGCAGACGAGGCCGTCTCCGCGGCGACAGCACCCCCCAGCCCTGCCGACGCGGAACGACCTCGTCTGCTCTAGATAACGAGGCTTTCCTCAATCCTGTTCCCGGATTCCGCAACTTTTTCGTGATCTGGCTCACTCCCGCAGCCGCCTTGCGAACGACATACTATCGATATATCGTTGACGCATCGAGAACAGATCACGATATAGGGGGAGAAATGGATTCAGCACAGGCAGCAGGCGGACACTGGCCCGGCGCGCACGAGTACCGGCAGGCGGCCCGCGAGGCCAAGCAGGCCGCCCGCGAGGCGTTCAGGGCCGTCTCCGAGGCCTTCGACGAGATGGGCGGTCGCCGCCACCATCACGAGCACCGCCAGCGCGGCAGGCGCGGCGGTCCCGGGCCGTTCCCGTTCGACTGGGGGCGCGGCCCCTGGGGCGGGCCCGGCGGGCCGTGGGGCGGCCAGCGGGGCTGGGGCGGCCGGGGCCGCAAGGCCAAGCGGGGCGACGTACGCGCCGCGATCCTGGCCCTGCTCTTGGAGGAGCCGCGCAACGGCTACCAGATCATCCAGGAGATCGCCGAGCGCAGCGAGGGCGGCTGGAAGCCCAGCCCGGGCGCCGTCTACCCGGCGTTGCAGCAACTCACCGACGAGGGCCTGGTGATCTCGGAGGAGAGCGAGGGCCGCAAGACCTTCCGCCTCACCGAGGCGGGGCGCAACTACATCGAGTCGCACGCGGACGAGGTCCGGGCCCCGTGGGACGAGATGCGCCCCGACATCGACGACAACACCGCCGATCTCTGGCACATCGCCCGGCAGTCGGCCTTCGCCATGATGCAGGTTTTGCAGACCGGGAGTGACGCACAAATCCGAGAAGCGCGTAAGACTCTTATAGAGACCCGGCGCAAGCTCTACCAGATCCTGGCGGACGACGAACCGGGCGAGGAGTGAGCGCGAGCTTCCGGAAGGATTCGGGATCAGGTATGGACTCGCACGACCTTCGCATCGGCGACGCCGAGCGTGAGCAGACGATGGCCGTCCTGCGCGAGCACTTCGCGCAGGGCCGCCTGACCCACGAGGAGCTCGACGAGCGACTCGACCAGACGCTGGCCTCGAAGACGGCCCGTGACCTGGCCAAGGTAACGGCCGACCTGCCGGGGCCGCAGCCCGCGCCCGGCTACCGCGAGCCCGCACCCCACTACGACGCTCCCCCTTACGGCCCCCACTACGGCATGGACGGCTGGCGGGAGGCCATGTCGGCGCACCGCCGGCAGATGCAGTCCATGCACCAGGCCCACCATGACATGCGCCACTCCATGCACCAGGCCCGCCGGGAGATGCGCCGTCAGTGGCGCGAGCAGGGCAAGCACCCCTGGCGGCACCATCGCGGGCCGCACCCGTTCGTGGGCGTGCTGTTCGTGTTCCTGCTGCTGGGGCTGATCTTCGGCGGGTTCGGGATCTTCAAGGTGCTCTTCGTGGTGTGGCTGGGAGCCATGGTGTTCAGCCTCATCCACCGGCGTTTCCACCACCGGCGCTGACGGTCCGCCCAGATCGTTTTGGGCCTTGACCCTGTCAGGGGCTCATTTCATGATCAGGGCGGATCTTCAGAGTCGAAGGGACGCCGCATGACCCAGCAGGGCGCTCCGGCCCGCCGCACGAACCCGTTCGCCGCCGTCGCCCGAGCCGACGGCCCCGCCCTGGACGTGCCGGAGTACCAAGCCGGTTTCGACCGCGACCACGCGATCTGCCCCGAGCCGATGTGGAAGCTGGAGCGGGCCCAGCACTTCTACGAGCCCGACGTGGCGAGCTGGCGGGCCATGATGGACGGCGACTGGGAGCGCTCGCTGGCCCTGACCGAGCGCATGGCGGCGACCGTGGCCGACTATTTCCGGCACCGCGTCCCGGTCAGGCGGGTGCGGGTCGTCGAGTTCCCGATCACCCCGTACCTGCAGTGGGAGATGCACGTGCTGGCCCTGCGCGCCAGGGCCGGCTCCCCGTGCCGGGTGGTGCCGGCCGAGCGGGTGGCGGGCCTCGACCCGATGCCGGAGCTGGTGATCTTCTCTCCGTCCCTGATGTACGAGGTGCTGTACGACCGGTACGGCGGGGGCATGGGCGGGCGGCGGATCACCGATCCCGCGATCGTGGGGCCGTGCCTGCGGACGGTCCAGCAGCTGTTCGCCGAAGGGGAGAACGTGCTCGACTTCCACGAGCGGGAGATCGTGCCCCTGCCTCCGCCGCAGGTCACCGACGAGATGCGGGCCGCGCTGCCGGCCTACGCGCACCGCACCGAGGAGTTCCGGGTCTGACCGCCCCCTTCTCTCCGCTCAGCAGGACGGGAGCCGGGCGCACGCCACGAGATGGCCGGGCTCGGCCTCCAGCAGCGCTCCCGTGCCGCCGCGCTCGTGGTACAGGCAGGTTTCCACGGGCGTGGCGTCATCCCAGGCCTGGTGCAGGCGCGGCACGGCCGACAGCAGCTCGCGGGTGTACGGGTGCAGCGGATCCCCGAAGACCTTGTCCGTCGGCCCCGTCTCGACCACGCTCCCCCGGCGCAGCACCACCGTGCGCTCGGCCAGGTAGTTGCCGAGCGAGAGGTCGTGCGTGATGTAGAGCACGCCGAGGCCCCGGGTCTTCAGCTCGGCGAGCAGGTTGAGCACGTCGATGCGGGTGGAGGCGTCCAGCATGCTGGTGATCTCGTCGGCCACCAGCAGCTTGATGTCCAGCAGCAGCGCGCGGGCGATGAGCAGGCGCTGGAGCTGGCCGCCACTGAGCTGGTGCGGATACTTGCCGAGCACCTGGTCGGGGTTGAGCCGCACGTCGCGCAGGCACGCCGCGACCCGTCCTGCCCACTCGGCCGCCGGGACGGACGGGTAGTACGCCTCCTTGACCAGGTCGAACACCCGGTCGGCCTTGAACACCGGGTTGAACGAGCTGAACGGGTCCTGGAAGATGCCCTGGATGTGGCGGTAGTACTCCTTGCCGCCGCGCACGGGCCGCCCGTCGAAGGTGATCGTGCCGCTGGTGACCGGGTTCAGGCCGAGGATCATCCGGCCGATCGTGCTCTTGCCGCTGCCGCTCTCCCCGATCAGGGAGACGACCTCGCCGGGCACGACCTCGAAGCTCACGTTCCGCACGGCCGCGACGCTCTTGCCGCCGAACGCGCCGATCCTGAATTCCTTGGTGACGTCGTCGAGTTTCAGCATCAGGCCTTCCAGCAGGCGACGTGGTGGCCGGGGGCGAGCTCGGCCACGGGCGGTTCCTCGGCGCACTCGTCCCCCGCGATCGGGCAGCGGTCGCGGAAGCGGCAGCCGGCGGGCGGGTCCAGCAGCGACGGCGGGCTGCCGGCGATGCCCTCCAGCCGGCGCTCGGCGTAGCGGACGCCGACCTCGGGCAGGGCGTCGAGGAGCAGTTTCGTGTACGGGTGGCGGGGCGCCTTGACGATCACGTCGGCGGGCGCCTTCTCGGCGAGCCTGCCCGCGTACATGACCATGATCGTGTCGGCGATGTGGTGGGTGAGCGCGAGGTCGTGGGTGACGAAGATCATGCTCTTGACGTAGCCGCTCTCGCGGAAGCCGAGCAGCGCGCGGGCGACGGCCTTCTGGGTGGAGACGTCGAGCGCGGAGGTGACCTCGTCGGCGATCAGCAGGGACGGGTCGAGCAGCGTGGAGATGACCATCACCATGCGCTGCTTCATGCCGCCGGACAGCTCGATCGGGTAGCGGTCGAGCACCTCGCGGGGCAGGCCGACCTGGTCCATCCGGCGTTCCAGCTCGGCGGCGTCCAGGTCCGCGCCCCTCGACCTGAGCAGCTCGCCGACCATCTTGCGGATCTTGCGGGTGGGGTTGAGCGCGCTCATGGCGTACTGCGGGATGAGGGAGACCTCCTTGAAGCGGAAGTCGTTCATCCGGCGGTCGTCGGCGATGGGCAGCTCCCGGCCGTCGAGCACGACCCGGCCGCCGGCGTGGCGCATGCGGCCGTCCATGCGGATGAGGCTCTTGCCCAGCGTGCTCTTGCCGCAGCCGGACTCGCCGACCAGGCCGAGGATCTCGCCGTCCGACAGCACGAAGGACATGCCGTCGAGGGCGCGCACCTCGCCCCTGAGCGTGCGGTAGTACACCCTCAGCTCGCTGACCTGCAGGCTCATGTCTCCCTCAGTTTCGGGTTGAAGACCTCGTCGAGGCCGACGTTGGCCACGTACAGGGCGCCCACGATGGCGGTGATGGCCGCGCCCGGCGGCACGAACCACCACCACATGCCGAGCTGGAGCGCGCTCCACTGGTTGGCGTTCTGCAGCATCAGGCCGAGCGAGACCCCCTCGGTCGGGCCGAGGCCGATGAAGTCGAGCGAGGAGGCGATGAGGATCGAGCCGCCGAACAGCAGGATGAACGTCATGAACAGATAGGAGCTCATGTTCGGCGCGATCTCCCTGGTGATGATCTTCCAGGTGCTCGCGCCGCTCATCCTGGCCAGGTCCACGAACTCCCTCGTACGCAGCGAGAACGTCTGCGCCCTGATCGCCCGCGCCGCCCACGGCCACTGCGTCAGGCCGATGAACAGGCCCTGCACGGCCACGCTCCTGATCCCCAGGTAGGCGTTGATGATCAGCAGGACGGCCAGGGTCGGGATGACGAGGATGACGTTGGTCAGCATGTTGAGCACCTCGTCGACGATGCCGCCGCGGTAGCCGGCCACGAATCCGACGAGCATGCCGATGGCCGCGGCGATGCCGCCGCCGACCACGCCCACGGCGAAGGTGCTGCGCAGGCCGTGCACGAACTGGAGGAAGATGTCCTGGCCGAACGTCGTAGTGCCGAGCCAGTGCCCGGCCGAGGGCGGGCTCATGGGCTGGGGGCCGTACTCGTTGGGCGTGCCGCTGGTGAGCACCGGCCCGATCAGGCCGAGCAGGAGCAGCACCAGCACGAGGCCGAAGCCGAACATCAGCTTGCCGTTGCGCACCGCGAAGTAGAGCGCCTCGCGCCGGACCCCGGCCCGCTCGTGCGGGGCGACTTCCTGGAGTGCCGTCATGCCTGCGCACCCGCCATTCCCGCCCTGGTACGCGGATCGACCACGACGTAGACGATGTCGATGATGAAATTGGCGATCAGCACGCCGAGCACGATGAACAGGAACGTGCCCTGGAGCAGGAAGAAGTCCTTGTTCTTGATGGCGTTGAGAATCAGGCTGCCCAGGCCCGGGTAGGCGAAGACGATCTCGGTGACCAGGGCTCCGGCCACGATCACGCCGAGTTGCAGGGCCAGGCCGGTGATCTGGGGCAGGACGGCGTTGCGGAAGGCGTACCTCCGGATGAGCCTGGCCGGGGCGCCGAGCGCGGCCAGGTAGTTGGAGTAGTCGGACTCCAGCTCATAGATGATCATGTTGCGCATGCCGATGGCCCAGCCGCCCAGCGCCACCAGGAACAGCGACAGGAACGGCAGCGTCCAGTGGTGCAGCAGGTCGAGCAGGAACGCCCACGACCAGTTGGGCCGCATCGAGAAGCTGTAGCCGCCGGCCACCGGGAACAGGCCGGCGATCACGCCGAACGCCCAGGCCAGGAGCACGGCCAGCCACATGTACGGCATCGCGGTCAGGACGTACCCGACCGGGAGCACGGTGTTGTCGAGCAGCTTGCGCCGGGCCGCGTACGCGCCGAACCGGTTGCCCACCACCCAGCTCAGCAGCACCGACGGGACGATCAGCGCCAGCGTGTACGGCACCGCGGTCGTGATCACGGAGCTGACGGGGGAAGGGAACAGCCAGATGCTGATCCCGAAGTCGCCCCTGAACAGCGCGGCCCAGAAGTTGAGGTACTGCGTGATCAGCGGCTGGTCGAAGCCGAAGAGGTTGCTGTAGTAGACCCGCATCGCCTCCGCGGCGGCGGGCTGGGTGACGTTGGCCCTGGCCACCATGCTCGCCACCGGGTCGCCGGGCATGAAACGCGGGATCAGCCAGTTGACGGTGACAGCGACGAAGAAGGTCAGCCCGTATATGAGCAGTTTTCTGCCGAAATATCGACGCACGTGATGCTTTCTCCGTGAGAGCCGTGAAAGTCCCCCGCTCCTGCGGGAGCGGGGGACGATGGGGTCAGGAGCCGGACGGCTGGAGCTGCGTGAGGGTTTCGAAACCGCCGAGTTCGAGCCAGTTGTGCCACATCACGGCCGGGGTCTTGGGTGCGCTGCCCGCCGCGGCCGGCCAGTTCTTCCAGACCTGGTTGCTCGACTGCGCCCAGAGGCCGTTGTACCAGAGCGGGATCACCGGCAGGTCGTCCAGGTGGATCTGCTGGAGCTGGGAGATGATCTTCTTCATGCCCTCGGCGTCGTCGGTCTTGACCTGGTCGAGCTGCTTGGTCAGGTCCCAGGCCCGCTTGTTCTCGTAGCGGGCGAAGTTGACGGTGTTCTGCTGCTTCTGGACCGGGAGCTGGAAGAGGTACTCGTAGTAGGTGTACGGCGAGTTGGACAGCTGCCGCTCGTTGTTGATCAGCAGGTCGAAGTCGCCCTTGGCGCGCTTCTCCACCAGGGCGTTGAAGTCGGGGAAGTCCGGGGTGACCTGGATCCCGGCGGTCTTGGCGCTGGCGGCGATGGACCTGGCCGACTCCATCCAGTCCGTCCAGCCGGACGGGACGATGATGGACAGGCTGATCTTGGAGCCGTCCTTGTTCTCCACGTACCCGTCGCCGTCGGTGTCCTTGTAACCGGCGTCGGCCAGCGTCTTCTTCGCCTTGGCCGCGTCGAAGGCGAACCCCGATCTGGCCACCACGCCCTGGTCGACGTACTGCTCCCACTGCGGCAGCAGGCCGGTCGGGCTGGCGGCCTTGACGAGGTTGCCGTACACGCCTTCGACGATCTTCTTGACGTCGATCGAGGAGGCGAGCGCCTTGCGGAAGGCGGGGTCGTCCATCGGCTTCTTGGTGGTGTTGGGCACCAGCCACGCGGTGTTGGCCGACAGCATGTACGGCGGCTCGCTGTAGTAGGTCGTCAGGCCGAAGTTGCCCTTCACCAGGTTGGCCACGCCGGGCAGGAAGTTGTTGCTCAGGTCCATGCCCTTCTGCAGCAGCAGCCCCATCGCGACCTCGTTGCTCGGGGTGGCGATGTCGACGATGTAGCGCGGCTTGGGCTCCATGTTGAGCGCGGCCTTGCCCCACCAGTCGTCGCGCCGCCGCAGCACGACGCGGTCCTGGTCCTTGGCCATGAACGTGTACGCGCCCGTGCCCACCGGGTTCTCGTTGATCCCGTCGAGCACCTCGTTCTCCGAGCGGCCCTTCCAGATGTGCTCGGGGACGATCGACCGGCTGTACAGGTTGAAGTCCCACTGCTGGTAGTTGGCCGTGGAGAAGGTGAACTTGACCGTCTGGTCGTCGACCGCCTCGACGCTCTTCAGCCAGGTCCACAGGTTGTGGTACGGGATCGTCTCCATCTTGCCGAGCTCGAAGGAGAACGCCACGTCCTTGGCCGTCAACGGCTGCCCGTCGGCCCATTTGACGCCCTGGCGGAGCTTGACCTGGTACGTCTTGTCGTCGGCCCACGAGCCGCTCTCGGCCAGCCAGGGGGTCAGCTTGCCGGCGGTCGCGTCATAGTGGAACAGCGTCTCGTACACCAGGCCCTTGGTGCCCGTGGCGTGGTCCCATTCCCTGATGGGGTTGAAGTTGACGGGCGGCCCCCACTGGGTGCCGGTCGTGTAGAGCGTCTCGTTGCGCGGCAGCGAGTCGGGGTTGGCGCTGCCCGCCGCGCCCTGGCTCTGCGGCTGGGAGGCCGGTGGGGTCGGCGTGGCTCCGCCGCCGGTGCAGGCCGCGGCGAGCAGGCCCGCCGCCGCGAGCGGAATCATGATCCGAGCCCGGTTTCGCATCGCTTCTCTCCTTCCTCCGCGCGGGGCGCGAAGGTTCGCACGTCTTCCATCGACCCCCGATGGGCCGGCTTGCTCTCGAACGGGCGGCGGGGGCTCCCACCTGGGAGCGCTCCCAGGAAGGACGCGGAACGCGCTCCCGCCCTGGAGACCGGTGAGCGATCAATTGGGAGTAGTCGCAGGCCGCAGGAGCCTGCTGAACCGGATAAGTACCGCGAACGTAAGTTCACGATGTCCGTGCCGTCAATACCCGTGACGCTTTCGAGACGCGTCCTGCAAACGCTCTCATCGGTCCGATCCGGCACTCCCGTTGACCTCGACCGCGATTGAGGTTGCACTGTGGGACGCATGGAGAGCTTCACGATCGGCGTCATCCTGCCGGGGATCGCCGTGCAGCGGCGCGACGGCCTCGACCTGCCGGCCGCCGCCCGGCACGCCGAGGACGCCGGGCTGGACGGCGTCTGGCACGGCGACCACCTGGCCATCGGCGGGCCGACGCTGGACGGGCCCATCGCCCTGGCCGCCGCGGCGGCGGGCACCCGGAGGATCAAGGTCGGGATGAGCGTGTTCGTCCCCGCCATCCGGCCTCTCGCGTGGGCCGCCAAGCAGATCGCGACCCTGCAGCACGTCACCGGCGACCGCCTCGTCCTGGGAGTGGGCTCGGGCGGCGGTCCCGGGCAGTGGGCCGCGGCGGGCGCGCCCTACCGCTCGCGCGGGCGGCGTACCGACACGGCCCTGGAGCTGCTGCCCCGGCTGCTGGCGGGCGAGGAGACCCGGCTGCGGGACGAGCCCGGCGAGCCGCCCGTGCGGCTGTCGCCCGCCGCCACGATGCCGCCGGTGTGGGTCGGCAACGCGTCCGGCGCGGCGATCCGGCGGGCGGCGCTGCTCGGCGACGGGTGGTTCCCGTCCCTGGTCCCGCCCCGGGAGGTGGCCGAGGGCCGGGCCCGGCTCGCGGAGCTGGCCGCGGGCCGGGGCCGCCCCGCACCGGTCGTCGCGATCGGCGGCACGGCGGCCCTGGGGACCGGTGACGGCGTCCCGTCACGAGAGGAGATCGCGGCGGGCGTCGCCGCCGCCTACGGCCGCCCCTTGGAGGAGGTCCTGCCGATCCCGCTCACCGGCCCGCCGGAGCAGGCCGCCGAGGCGCTCGCCGCCTACCGTGACGCCGGGGCGGGCCACGCGGTCATCGGCGTGGCGGGCGGCGACTGGCGCACCCAGGTGGACCTGCTGGCGAAGGTGCGCGACCTGCTGCGGTGAGGCCTTCGCCCGTTCAGAGCCAGCCCATGCGCTGGGCCGTGCGGATGGCCTCCAGCCGGTTCTGGGCGTTGAGCTTGGTCATCGCGCTCGACAGGTAGTTGCGTACGGTGCCCTCGGTCAGGTGCAGCTCGGCCGCGATCCGCGAGATCGTGGCCCCGTCGCCGGCCAGCCGCAGCGCGTCGCGCTCGCGCTCGGTCAGCGGGCTGTCGCCGGCGGCCATCGCGGCGGCGGCCAGCTCGGCGTCGAGGTAGCGGCCGCCCGCCTGGACCTTCCTGATCGCCATGGCCAGCTCCTCCGCCGAGGCGTCCTTGCCGAGGAAGCCGCTCACCCCCGCCGCCATGGCCCTGCGCAGGTAGCCGGGGCGGCCCAGGCTCGTCAGGATGACGATCTTGCACTGCGCGCTGATCTGCTCGGCCGCGCTGAGGCCGTCCATGCCGGGCATCTCGATGTCGAGCACGGCCACGTCGGGCCGGTGCTCGGCCACGGCGGCCACCACCTCGTCGCCCCTGCCCACCTGGGCGACGACCTCGATGCCCTCCTCCAGGTCCAGCAGGGCCGCGATGGCGCCCCGGATCAGGTGCTCGTCGTCCGCCAGCAACACCCTGGTCGTCATGCCGGCACCGCCGCCCGCAGCAGGTAGCCGCCCTCGTGCGTCGGCGCGGCCTCCAGGGTGCCGCCGGCCGCGCGTACGCGCTGGGCCAGCCCCGCCAGGCCGTTCGGCGCGTGCGCGCCCGCCGGTCCGCTCACCCCGTCGTTGGACATCTCCAGCACTCCATCCTCGATCGTGATCGTGCAGCGTTCGGCCGTGCTGTGCTTGAGCACGTTGGTGGCGCCCTCGCGCACGACCGTGGCCAGCAGCGTGCGGGTCTCCGGCGACAGCGAGCCCGTCTCGGCGCGCACGGTGCATCGTACGTCCGCCGCCTCCAGCACGGCCCGCACGCTGGCGAGCAGCTCGTCCAGGTCGACGGCCCGGTAGCCCTGCACGACGGAGCGCACCTCGCGCAGCGAGCGCCGGGCCAGGTCGCGCACCGCGAACATCTCCTCGGCCGCCGCCGCCGGGTCGGCGGGCAGCGTGCGCGACGCGCCCTCGGTGCGGGCGGCGATGTCGGTCAGGCTCTGCCCGAGCAGGGCGTTGAGGTCGCGGGCGAAGCGCAGGCGCTCCTCCGAGACCGCCAGCCTGGCCTGCGCCTCCTGCCCTTCGTAGGCCTCCTTGGCCACCCGCCAGAGCCACAGGTTGGTCAGCACGCCGCCCACGCCCATGCCGGTGAACACCGACTGCACCAGGAGTGTGCCCCAGATGGGCGCGCCCAGCAGCCCCACGTAGAGGTTGAAGAGCACGACGGACAGGACCGACAGGATCACGACGGTGCGCCTGCGGACGAAGGGCCCCAGCATGCCCAGCCACGTCGGGATGGCCCACATGAGCCCGTTGACGGCCATGACCAGGGTGATCACGCCGGTCACCGAGAGGATCGCGGTGGGCCGCCTGCCGCCCCTCATGGCCACCCGGTGCGGCCGGGTCGCCAGCACGTTGAAGATCAGCAGCAGGACGACGCCGGTCAGGACCACCGGCCACGGCACCCCGAAGTCCTGCCACCGGACGTAGAGGTCGTAGTAGCCGAAGAGGGTGAGCAGATTGACGAGGTCGATCGAGTAGACGATCACCCAGCGGATCTTGTCCAGCTTCGTCGCACGGCGGATCACGCGGGCACCGCCGCTCGCAGCAGGAACTCGCCCGCCGGGGTCGGCCGGGCGGAGAAGGAGCCGCCCGCCGTGGCCAGCCGCTCCGACAGGCCCCGCAGGCCACTGCCGGAGGCGGAGGGGCGCCCGGCCACGCCGTCGTTGACCATTTCGAGCACGCCGCCGTCGATCGTGATCGCGCAGCGGGTGGCCGCGCTGTGCTTGAGCACGTTGGTGGTGCCCTCGCGGACCGCCCAGGCCAGCAGCGTCCTGGCGGCCGGTGACAGCCCGTCGGTCCTGGCGTCGATCAGGCAGCGCGCGCCGGCCGCCTCCAACGCCACCCGCGCGCCGGCCAGCTCCTCGTCGAGGTCGAGCGCCTGGTATCCGTGCACCGCCTGCTGGACCTCGGCCAGCGACTCGCCGGCCAGGCGGTGGACCTGGGCCATCTCGGCGGACGCCCGCCCGGCGTCCTTGGTCGCCAGCTTGGCGGCCAGCTCGCTCTTCAGCGTGATCACCGACAGGCTGTGCCCGAGCAGGTCGTGCAGGT
This region includes:
- a CDS encoding metal-dependent hydrolase gives rise to the protein MMGHTHAMTGAIAWLGLAPPLAALPLLNESSRFVETGIMATALSPAELIAGALICAGAAMLPDLDHPSATIAQTFGPITWAISKAVCWVSGGHRGATHSLAFAVALGFGAHWLANTYPIGRDIMVVLLIGLALRAIGVGIPGNKAGSAMINIGLTAGLYAVFLSLGVGYAWLGLAVAIGCLIHVVGDCMTERGCPVLWPLGVKFVLPWKIGIKTGKKFEQKILAPILSVAIVGLLFWRLAPT
- a CDS encoding PadR family transcriptional regulator; protein product: MDSAQAAGGHWPGAHEYRQAAREAKQAAREAFRAVSEAFDEMGGRRHHHEHRQRGRRGGPGPFPFDWGRGPWGGPGGPWGGQRGWGGRGRKAKRGDVRAAILALLLEEPRNGYQIIQEIAERSEGGWKPSPGAVYPALQQLTDEGLVISEESEGRKTFRLTEAGRNYIESHADEVRAPWDEMRPDIDDNTADLWHIARQSAFAMMQVLQTGSDAQIREARKTLIETRRKLYQILADDEPGEE
- a CDS encoding DUF1707 SHOCT-like domain-containing protein: MDSHDLRIGDAEREQTMAVLREHFAQGRLTHEELDERLDQTLASKTARDLAKVTADLPGPQPAPGYREPAPHYDAPPYGPHYGMDGWREAMSAHRRQMQSMHQAHHDMRHSMHQARREMRRQWREQGKHPWRHHRGPHPFVGVLFVFLLLGLIFGGFGIFKVLFVVWLGAMVFSLIHRRFHHRR
- a CDS encoding DUF6879 family protein, coding for MTQQGAPARRTNPFAAVARADGPALDVPEYQAGFDRDHAICPEPMWKLERAQHFYEPDVASWRAMMDGDWERSLALTERMAATVADYFRHRVPVRRVRVVEFPITPYLQWEMHVLALRARAGSPCRVVPAERVAGLDPMPELVIFSPSLMYEVLYDRYGGGMGGRRITDPAIVGPCLRTVQQLFAEGENVLDFHEREIVPLPPPQVTDEMRAALPAYAHRTEEFRV
- a CDS encoding ABC transporter ATP-binding protein, translated to MLKLDDVTKEFRIGAFGGKSVAAVRNVSFEVVPGEVVSLIGESGSGKSTIGRMILGLNPVTSGTITFDGRPVRGGKEYYRHIQGIFQDPFSSFNPVFKADRVFDLVKEAYYPSVPAAEWAGRVAACLRDVRLNPDQVLGKYPHQLSGGQLQRLLIARALLLDIKLLVADEITSMLDASTRIDVLNLLAELKTRGLGVLYITHDLSLGNYLAERTVVLRRGSVVETGPTDKVFGDPLHPYTRELLSAVPRLHQAWDDATPVETCLYHERGGTGALLEAEPGHLVACARLPSC
- a CDS encoding ABC transporter ATP-binding protein — protein: MSLQVSELRVYYRTLRGEVRALDGMSFVLSDGEILGLVGESGCGKSTLGKSLIRMDGRMRHAGGRVVLDGRELPIADDRRMNDFRFKEVSLIPQYAMSALNPTRKIRKMVGELLRSRGADLDAAELERRMDQVGLPREVLDRYPIELSGGMKQRMVMVISTLLDPSLLIADEVTSALDVSTQKAVARALLGFRESGYVKSMIFVTHDLALTHHIADTIMVMYAGRLAEKAPADVIVKAPRHPYTKLLLDALPEVGVRYAERRLEGIAGSPPSLLDPPAGCRFRDRCPIAGDECAEEPPVAELAPGHHVACWKA
- a CDS encoding ABC transporter permease; the protein is MTALQEVAPHERAGVRREALYFAVRNGKLMFGFGLVLVLLLLGLIGPVLTSGTPNEYGPQPMSPPSAGHWLGTTTFGQDIFLQFVHGLRSTFAVGVVGGGIAAAIGMLVGFVAGYRGGIVDEVLNMLTNVILVIPTLAVLLIINAYLGIRSVAVQGLFIGLTQWPWAARAIRAQTFSLRTREFVDLARMSGASTWKIITREIAPNMSSYLFMTFILLFGGSILIASSLDFIGLGPTEGVSLGLMLQNANQWSALQLGMWWWFVPPGAAITAIVGALYVANVGLDEVFNPKLRET
- a CDS encoding ABC transporter permease, coding for MRRYFGRKLLIYGLTFFVAVTVNWLIPRFMPGDPVASMVARANVTQPAAAEAMRVYYSNLFGFDQPLITQYLNFWAALFRGDFGISIWLFPSPVSSVITTAVPYTLALIVPSVLLSWVVGNRFGAYAARRKLLDNTVLPVGYVLTAMPYMWLAVLLAWAFGVIAGLFPVAGGYSFSMRPNWSWAFLLDLLHHWTLPFLSLFLVALGGWAIGMRNMIIYELESDYSNYLAALGAPARLIRRYAFRNAVLPQITGLALQLGVIVAGALVTEIVFAYPGLGSLILNAIKNKDFFLLQGTFLFIVLGVLIANFIIDIVYVVVDPRTRAGMAGAQA